The genomic DNA TGGGTACATTTACCTGACAATTGGACCTGTCCCGCCATCTGCCTCTCTGGATATTCTGGATGTCCCCTTTTCCTCACCCGGCCAGTGATCTCACACATCATCGATCGCTGGCCGGTGACGATGGCATAGATGTCGCCGCCTTCAGATGCTCTTCGAGCAACTTGACAACCCCTTGAGCGCGAAAGTATCGCGCACTTTCCAAGGCGGTCCATGGTTCTCGCCCCATGCCGCGAACGCGAATGGTTACGTCGGCACCGGCGTCGAGCAGTGCCCTCAGTGCCTCGATGCGCGTATCATCAGAAGTAAACTGGATGAGGGCGGTGCCGCCGACCTTCTGCTGTGCGTTCACGTCTGCGCCAGCCTCGGCCAACAGCTTGATCGCGTTGGCCTTGTTGAACGTGACCGCCCGGAACAGTGGGGTCTCGCCCTTATGATTGCGTGCTTCAAGGTCGGCCTTGTGTTCGATCAACGCTTGCATCGCTTCCAGGTGACCCCCTGCCGCCGC from Tepidisphaeraceae bacterium includes the following:
- a CDS encoding ankyrin repeat domain-containing protein, which gives rise to MNAVALGRLEAASLLIEKGAKVDAVGDGGTTALMFTPRTPGVAIAELLLRSGADPSKVDRNGRGVLVTAVTVGRPDLAKLLIDSGADVNQTDRDGRTPLYWAAAAGAPAAVIRQLIDKGADPNQGDKQGYNTPLGEAAAGGHLEAMQALIEHKADLEARNHKGETPLFRAVTFNKANAIKLLAEAGADVNAQQKVGGTALIQFTSDDTRIEALRALLDAGADVTIRVRGMGREPWTALESARYFRAQGVVKLLEEHLKAATSMPSSPASDR